The nucleotide sequence ATTGTTAAGATTATTTATAAAAGATTACTCCTGTAAATGGTTTTTTGACAAGCATTCTCTTTCTAGGTATTTAATCTTTATGACAGTAGAATATAATGTGCTAATGGAAAATAACACAAAAGTAACGCAGGCTATTACAGAAAAAGATCAACAAGATTGTTTTTCGATTCGAATTGAAGTTTTTGTTGAAGAACAAGGTGTTCCTAGCGAAGAAGAACTAGATGAATTAGATGAAACTTCTTTTCATGCTATAGCTCGTATTAATACTTATCCTGTTGGAACTGGTAGGCTTATACCTGAAGGTAATAATAATGGAAGAATTGGAAGAATGGCTGTTCGAAAAGATTATAGAAGATTTGGTATAGGAGGGTTAGTTTTAACGTATTTGGAAGAAATAGCAGTGAATAAAGGTATAACACGAATTACTTTGGATGCTCAAGAATATGTTAAACAATTTTATTTAGATCATGGATATCACGTACAGGGTGATGTATTTTTAGAGGTGGGGATTCCACATGTTACAATGGTTAAAATTATAAATTAAGGAGATAAATATGAAAGTTTACTGTGGTTTGCCGAGAGATAATTTAAAAGATATTCCTAAACTTGCTCAAGCAGCAGAAGAGTTAGGTTTCGATGGCATATCTTTTGGAGAATTAGCACATGATTCATTTTTGTTATCAACTTTGGCTTTAGAACATACAAAAAAAATAAAGGTTGGTACCTCTATAGCTATTGCTTTTGCCCGAAGCCCAATGGTTTCTGCTTACATGTCATGGGATTTACAGCGGATGTCTGATGGTAGGTTTGAATTAGGATTAGGTTCACAGGTGAAAGGTCATAATGAACGACGATTTGGAGTTCAGTGGTCTGCTCCTGCACCGCGTATTAAGGAATATGTTGAATCTATACGTGCAATTTGGGATTGTTGGCAAAATGGATCACCGTTAAATTATCAAGGAAAACATTATTCAATTACTTTGATGACCCCAGAATTTAATCCTGGTCCTTTAGATTGTGAACAACCTCCAATTTATATAGCTGCTGTTGGTGAAGCTATGACTAGAGTCGCAGGTAATGTTTGTGATGGGATACTTTTGCATAGTTTTAATAATAAAAGATATGTTGATGAAGTAATTTTGCCAAATATAAAAGAAGGTGCTAATTTGTCTGGACGTAATTTAGAAGATATTTCAATATCAGGCGGTGGAATGATCGCAACAGGAGCAACCGAAGAACAAGTTACGCAACAAAGAGAAATTTGTAGAAAAAGAATATCTTTTTATGGTTCTACCCGTAGTTATAAAACCGTTATGGATATGCATGAATGGGGAGATACCTGTCTAAGATTACATGACATGTCAAAAGAAGGTAAATGGGATGAAATGCCCAACTTAATTGATGATACTATGGTGGATACTTTTAGTGTATCTGGGACATATAAAGAAATTGGTCCCTCTTTGAAAGAGCGTTTTGGAGGGTATGCTTCACGAATTTCAATTGGCCTTCCTTCTGATATAAAAGATTATAATGATGTTGGCGATTTACTTACATATCTACATGAATAATTGATTTAAGGGGTTGTAAATTGGCTTTAGAAATAGTTGGTTTTGTATTAGCTTTTATGATGGGGGCTTGCATTGCTAATGGTATTCCTCATTATACCAAAGGAGTGACTGGTCAATCTCACATGACAGTTTTTAGCAAACTTTCTTCCCCTATAGTAAATGTGTTGTGGGGATTATTTAATTGGTTGCTAGCATTTATTTTATACTTATTATTAAATTCCTTAATTGATAATTTTACTAATATACATATGATTATTACTATTGGTGGGGGAGTATTTATTTCTTTACGTTTAGCTAAATTATGGAGTGACCCTAACGCTAAATTGCCATGGCATAAAGAGTAAAAGGTTTATATTTTTCTATGAATAATATATTTTTAGTTGGTTTTTCAGGTACTGGTAAATCGGAAATTGGACCGATTGTTTCTAATATACTGTCATACAAATTTATAGACCTTGATACCGAGATAGTTAAATATTTCAATAAATCTATTGATAAGATATTTTCAGAAGATTCGGAAGAGGTATTTCGAAAGAAAGAAAGTGAATTATTAGAATATTATGGATCTTCATCACAACTTGTTATAGCCACTGGTGGTGGGGCTATAATTTATAATGATAATTATGAATTAATGAAATCTAATGGTTTCATTGTTTGCTTAGAAGCAACTCCACAAACTATATACAATAGACTTACAAGTGAGGATGGAAAAAACGAAATACGACCAGTTCTAAAAGATAATGTAAATATAGATTCCATCACGAATATAAAAAACAAAAGACAAAAATATTATGCTAAGTCTGATTGGACTATACATACTGATAATCTAACACCTTACCAATCTGCTGAAGAGGTATCAAAAATATACAAAACTTTTGTTAATTTAGATACTTCAAAGTTCATTCAGAAAGATATGAAAGCCGATTTAGCTGGAATAGTTACTTATACTAATGGAGTTTGCCCTATATATTCCGGTTGGGATATATATAAGGATATTCCGAAAATTTTTTCACGATTAAATATTCAAGGCAATTTATTTCTAATTTCTGATACCAATGTATATAGCTTATATGGTCAAGAAGTAGAAAAATATATTGCTTCTACAGGTAAACAAGTTTTTTCTCATGAGTTAGAACCTGGGGAACATAATAAAACCTTTGATGCAATATCTAATGTCTATAGTTGGCTAGCAGAATCAAAGGCACAAAGACGAGATACTATTGTTGCCTTAGGTGGTGGAGTAGTTGGAGATATGGCCGGTTTTGTAGCAGCAACATATAACCGTGGGTTGGGATTTATACAAATTCCAACTAGCCTAGCAGCTATGGTTGATGCATCGGTTGGTGGGAAAACAGCAGTTGATTTACCAGAAGGGAAAAATCTTGTAGGCGCTTTTTATCAACCTAAAGTGGTAATTGCTGATGTATCTACTTTGAAATCTCTACCGCATCGTGAAACCATGGAGGGTTGGGCTGAGGCTATTAAACATGGATTAATATTAGATAAGCAATTATTTGAGGTTTTTGAAAACCGATATGAAGAATTATTAAATTTAGAACCTAACCTTACAACAGATGTTGTCAAACGAAGTATTCAAATAAAGGCAGAAATTGTATCTCAAGATGAAAAAGAAACTAGAGGTATTAGGACTTTATTAAATTACGGTCATACAATTGGTCATGGACTTGAAGCTGCAACTGGATATCATCAATTATTACATGGAGAGGCAGTATCAATAGGAATGATGGGTGCTGCAATGATAGGAAACAAAATGGGTATCACAGACAGTTCTATATTAGAACGCCAATTATCTATTTTGAAAAAGTTTGATTTACCTATATCCTTTAATAATATTACTATTGAATCAATAAAATCAGCCATGTCTCTCGATAAAAAAGCAGTAGGTTCATCGATAAATTGGGTTCTACTATCTGAGATAGGGCGAGCTGAAGTAAATTCAAATGTTGATAATTCTGTGGTGGACAGTGTTTTAGAAGAATTATCCTCTTAATGTTGTTAGTAAAGTTAATGATGCTCCAGTCATTATTATTAAAATAATGATTCGCGTAAAAAGTTGTTGATTAATTATTGGTAGAATATTTTTCCCAATAAAATATCCAATTAACACTGATGGTATGAGGAATAAATTTGCAGCTAATGTATCACGTGTTATAAAACCACTTATAAAAAGTGATACCACAGTAACTGTATCAATGATAGAAAAATAAAGTGCTAGATTGTTTCTAAAGTCTAATTTCTCCCATTTTTGGTTGATGAGAAAAATAGTAATTGGTGGTCCAGATAAGCCCGAGGTACTCACTAATATACCACTAAAAAATCCAGCGAACATGGAGGTTAATTTCTCCCGTTTAATAATTATTGTTTTTCCTGTAAAAAGAAATAAAGCAGCTATTAAAATTATAATAGATATTATTATTTTTAATACGTACATATCTAAATTGGATAGTATGATAATTCCCAGTGGTATTCCTAAAATTGCAGAACCAGCGATAGGGAGAATTTTGTCTGGTTTTAAATATTGTTTATTTTCAATAGCGATAATATAGTCATTAATTAAAACTAAAGGCATGATTATTGGTACAATAATTGTTAAATCTAGTACTGGCAAAAGCAAGGGCGTAGAGACCAATGCAAACCCAAAGCCAACAGTGGTTTTCACGGTTGATGCAAATAAAATAACTAAAATTAGAATAATAATGATGTTGGTTTCTAATAACATATTTGAAATACTATCTGATTAAATCAATTTCTTTCGACTAAATTTTGAAGTAATTCATGGTATTATTACCACGATATGGATATATTGCTTTATTTAGTGGTTTTATTATTAACTTTTCTTGGTGGATGGTTGTCTGGCTTATTTGGTGTTAGTGGGGCTGTAGTAACTGTCCCATTTCTTTTGTATGGTCCGCAAATTCTCGGTATGCCAGCAATAGATATCAAGCAAGTTATGGCTATATCTCTGGTTCAAGGCCTAGTATCTAGTTTTACCGGGGCATTAGTTTATAAAAAGAGTGGTTTAATTGATAGAACTATTGTCATTTGGGGAGGTATGCTAGTTGCTGCAGGAGGTTTAATTGGTGGTATTCTTTCTAAGTGGTCACCGGATACACTCTTATTATTTATTTTTGGTTCAATGTCTACAACAGCTGTTATTTTAATGCTATCGAATTCCGGAGAAAGTATAGAAGATAAGGATAATAAATCTACGAATTATAAGATTTTAGCAATATTTTTTCCTGAAGGATTAATGGCTGGTATGGTTGGTGTTGGAGGTGGTTTTTTAACAGTTCCAATTTTGAATAGACTAATGAAAATCCCACTACGAAACGCAATTGCGAGTTCTCTTGCGATGACATTTTTTGCAGTTTTTGCTGGATTATTAGGTAAAATTATTACTTTTCAGGTACCATTTATCCTTTCATTATTAGCAGTGGCAGGAGGAATACCTGGAGCAAAGTTAGGAACATTTGTAAATTCCAAATTAACTTTGAAAAATTTACGTTTTGGATTTGTTATATTATTGACGGTAATTTCTATAAGAATATGGTTCGATGTAGCAACAGCTATACTATAGCAAGATTTTCTTTAACTTGAGATATAACTTCTCTAGGGATTTTTTCTAAATAGGCTTCTGGTCCATTATCTGGGACAGGAGGATTGGGTATTGGATGAAGAACAACATATTCAAACTCTATGCCTGCTTTTTCGCATTTTTTTAATATTTCAGTAATTTGAGTAACTATTTGATTTACGCCACCCATTAAGCAAAAAGCTTTTGCTAGATTTTCAGACATAAAATCCACTGCTTTGCCACTTTCAATCAAATTGGCTGCATGATGAAAATCTGGCCAAACTAAACCTTGTTTTTTAAGTTCATCTGGGTGTGGACCATTCCAAGGAATATCTAAATTATCTACAAGCATTGGAGAATATTCGTAATAACCAGCAGCCATTGATTTACCCATTAGCATTGCATCATCTTCATCTTCACAAAAAACGGTATGGAAAACAGTACCAAGTTTAACGTTGTTAGGATTTCTACCTGATTTTATAGCGCCTTCTTTTATTCTATTAACTGATATTTCTATATTTTTTATATCTGTACCAACTCTGATAAAAACACCGTCTGCACACGATCCTGCCATTTCTAAAGTTTTAGGTCCTCCAGCGGCCAACCATACAGGTACATTTTGAGGAAACGGAAGTTTTGCTGGTCTTGCTGCCCCAACTTCAACTTCTTCTCCAGCAAGCAGGGATTTTATTATATGAATTCCTTGTTCTAATTCCTTTATTTTAGCAGGTTTTAGCCCAGCCAAACGTACTGCTGTATCACCTACCCCCATTCCTAATACTGTTCTATTTGGTGCAAGTTCGGCAACAGTTGCAATGCTTGAAGCTGTAACAGATGGATGCCTAGTAATAGGATTGGTTAATAACGGCCCAATAGTAATTGATTTTGTAGCTTGAGCTGCACCTGATAAAAGGACATAATTATCTCGTAATCTTAAGGGCGAGTCAGGGAGAAAAGCACAGTCCCATCCTGCCTGTTCAGCTCGAAGTACATCTAAAGCAAATGAAGAAAGAGAACTAGTATTATGTCTATTTAGTCCGAATTTGGGTATATTCATCAATCTTATTATTAGTTGTTTTTATTGGCTATTACAGATTTTATTCGTTCAGCAACAATCACATCTTCTCCGTCATTTAGTCCAAACATATGAATATCGATAAAGTCATCATTTTTGCCGGTTACTGAAACTCTTGTCCAAATTGGTGGGTCGCCAGCTTTTAACATATCTACAATATCTTGAGCTGTATAGTTGGCATTGCTATTAGGTTTAATTCGTAAACCGAAAGGCATGTGTCCTATGACATTATCAATAATAGAAACATCAAGAGAGGGTATGTCTTTAATTCCATTAATTATTGTCATTGTCATAGTTTCAGATTTCGATAACCTATCTTCATGATTAAGACTCATCCATCGTTTTACTGCAGCTAAAACACCAATCATTTCTTGTCTGTCTACCTTTTGAGGTCTACCAACGCCGCGTATTCTCCGCCCTTCGTAACCTACAAAAGACTGTAATGAAAGTTTATATATCATTTCTTTTGTTCCTAATGCTAATCCAGTAGATTGAGGAGCTCCTAAATATTTGGCTGCTATACATTGAAAATCTGCGCCCATTCTCACATATTTCCCCAAATTTTCTAAAGGATATATTTGTCCAGCTGCATCAACCATTACTGGAACATTATGTTTTTTAGCAACCTCAAGAGTATCTTCTAGCGAAAGTGCATTTGGATCTATATTTTGTTCTACTGCATAGTAATGTACAGCAACGGTATTTTCATTGATCGCTCTTTCAAGATCATCTTTGGTTGTTTTATCTTCTGATCCAAAATCTATTAACCGAGCTCCTGCAAGTTCAAGACATCGGTCATACCAATAGTGTTGTCGTTTTTGTATTAGAATTTCATTTTTCATGCCTGTAGTATTAGGCAATTGTTGGATGAAATCATCGTTGTCGCCTGCCATAAAAGCTGCCGTAGCCAATGTTAAAGCAGAGCCAGCGCCTGAAGTTATATATGCAGCAGGAACATTTAATAGATCAGCCACTGCTGAACCTGCTTTTTCTTCTAATTCCATCAAGGGTATATAGGCTGATTCTGCTAATTCCATAGCTTCTTTTACTTCCGGGACAGGTGTAGACCCTCCCAACATCGTAACACTTCCAATAGCATTGATTATTGGAGTGGCACCTAATGATTTATATATTTGTCCCCATTCACTATTCATATTTTTTTCCTTTATCAATATTTATTTTCAACAATCTTTAATATTAATTACAGTCCTTCCTTGAATCTTACCTTCAAGAATGAGCTTTGCCGGTTTTTCTATTTCACTTAAAGAAACTTCATTTGTAATATTTTCAAATTCTTCTGAGGTAATAAGATCTCCTAGTCTTTTCCATGCATCGTTTCTCATATTTGTTGGGCAATACACCGAATCAATTCCAATAAGTTGTATTTTACGTAATATAAAAGGTAAAACAGTTGTTGGTAAATCATTTCCTGAAGCATTTCCACAACAAGCAACACTGCCACCATAGTTTATTGCAGATAAAACATTTGCAAGTAATGTACTGCCTACAGTATCAATACCTCCTGCCCATTTACCAGAATTTAATGGCCTCGACATAGCTAATAAATCGTCTCTTGACATTATATTAATAGCTCCAAGATCTTTTAAATATCCTTCTAACTCCATTCTACCTGTTACAGCGGTTACAGAATATCCTAACTTGTTTAATAGCATAATCGATAAACTTCCAACCCCTCCTGCAGCACCTGTTACTACTATTTCGCCACTAGAATTTGTGATTCCTGAATTTTCTAGTTCTATAATTGATAACATTGCAGTTAATCCTGCTGTCCCAACAGACATAGTGTGTTTTAGAGAGATGTTATCTGGTTTTTTTATTAGCCAATCACTGTTTACTCTAGCTACTTGTGAATAACCACCTGAATGAGTTTCTCCTAGCCCCCAACCCGTTACAATAACTTCATCACCTGTTTTAAAGTTATTATTAGATGAAGAGCTTATAATTCCTGCCAAATCAATACCTGGAGACATTGGGAGGTTTCTCATAATACGAGCTTTATTTCCATTTACAGCCATACCGTCTTTATAATTCAGTGAAGAATAATGTACATCTATGGTGGTGTCTCCATCTGGCAAATCTTCAAGTCCTATTTCAGTAATTTTTATATCTAATTCTTCAGATTCAAGCTCTGCCCTTAAGGCTTTGAAAGTATTTGACATCGCATCTCCTAAGTAGATTTTTCAATCGATACTTGTACTATACTTCAAGATATAAGTGCCTTCAATAATAAAATATGATGAATTAAGTATTTTTTTATCTTTGGTTTATTGAAGGTTAGGTAAGATATCTACGATTTTCTTCACATTTAGTTGATACTTGCCTACTTTTCGAATTATATGCAATAATATCATCATTATTTTAATGCGGAATTAAATCTATTTTGGGTTTATTAACCGTATTTACGTTAAGGAGGATTCATATGATTAAATTTTCTTCGTATGTTTCGTTCATTTTAGTTACAGCTTTGATAGGTGTATCAATGGTGGCATGTGATAGCTTGCCTTCATTAGGAGAGGAAGAAGAAGCTGAACCATTAGAAATAGGTACATTACTGGATTATACTGGTGATTTGGGTGTATATGGTAAACCTATGCGTAATGGCGCCGAATTAGCAGTGACTCTTTTGAATGATGCAGGTATGAATGTTGTACCAGTTCATAAAGACTCAGGAACTGATGCAAAGGTTGCTAGTGATGCTGCTCGAGCATTGCAAGCTGCTGGCGTATCTGGAATAGTTGGTTCATTATCTAGTGGTGTTACTACAGCTGTTGCAGAATCTGTAACAATACCAGGAGGTACTGTTTTAGTTTCACCAGCTTCCACAGCTCCTTCTATTTCAGTAATTGATGATAACGATCTATTATTTAGAAGTACTGTATCCGATGCAGCACAAGGTTCTGTTTTAGGAAAACTTGCTGATGAACTTGGATACAAAAAAGTTGGTATTTTATATGTAAATAATCCTTATGGTGAAGGTTTAGCAAACATCTTTACTGCTAATTTTAGCGGTACTGTTCAAGCTGTTCCTCATGAAGGTGAATTGTCAACATATATGAGTGAAGTGACTAAAGCTACTGAAGGTGGAGTTGACGCTTTAATAGCCATGAGTTATCCAGGTAGTGCTCAAGTATATATTAGAGAAGCATTAGAAGGTGGATTTGCTGATACCTTTATGTTTGTCGATGGTACTAAGAGCCAAGATATGTTAGATAGCTTAGGTGCTAATAATTTTGAAGGTATGTATGGTACAGCACCAGGAGCTCCTCCTAGTGAAGCTAAAAATACTTTTGAAGAACTCTATGAAGCTCGATTTGGTGAAATTCCTTCAGATCCATTCCTTGGTGAAACATTTGATGCATTTGTGATGATCGCACTTGCAACAGAAAAATGTTTACACGATGGTGGTGACGATGCTAACTGTGATGGTGCTGGTGTTGCAGCTGCAATCCGTGACGTCTCAAATGCACCTGGTACTAAAGTCGGCCCTGGTGACTTAGCTCAAGCAGTTGAATTGATACGATCAGGTGAAGATATTGACTTTGAAGGTGTTGCTGGTTCTCAAGAAATTGATGATAATGGTGACGTTTTGAATTCAATTGAAATCTGGAGTGTTAAAGGTGGAATGATAGAATCTACTAATAGATTTGAAGCTCCGTAATTGATATAGAAATATAATAAAAAGAGGCCTATACAGGCCTCTTTTTATTTGGTCTTAAGTTTACTTAATTTTTCTTTCTATTGTTTCAGGAATTATACCGCTAGGTTTAAACAAGAGCATAACAACGATTAACAAACCTACCATGAAGTAGCGTAAATCTGGACTAGAAAGGAATCCTGGTAAAAACTGAGTTGTTGACCAAACACCCCAAACGATAAATGCTCCAGCTATTGCTCCTCTATTATTTCCACTCCCTCCAACCATTAACATTGTCCATATAATAAACGTAGAGAGTAAGGGTCTAAAAGTGAAAGGGTCTAAAAAGCGAAATCCGTGTGCAAATACTGCTCCTCCAACACCCATAATGAAAGCACCAAGAATAAATGATTGTACTTTAAATGAGAAAACATTTTTTCCCAGAGATGTTGCGGCAATTTCATCTTCTCGAATTGATTTTAAAACTCTACCCCAAGGCGATTTAATAATTCTTTGAACGATTAGGTAAATAACTAATAAAATTACCATTGCGATGATCGCATATAGTATATCGTAATATTTTGGTGCAACTATATCCCCAAGAAATTTTGGTATGCCATACATACCTCGACCACCATTAGCTAACCATGCTTCATTTAAAAATATCAAACGAATAGTTTCAGCTATACCTAGGGCAGCCATACCTAAATAATCTTCTCTCAATCGTAAAGTAATTAATGCAATTGGAGCAGCAATAAGTGCGCAAACGAGACCTGCGAAAATCAATGCAAAAAAGAACCACAAATCTATACCCAGATTAAGGAATCCCAATATTTCTGGTAAGTTCCCTCCAAATATATAATCTTCAAACAAGTCAGGCTCGGGTGGTTCGATTGTTATTAGGGCAGAGGAGTATGCACCGATAGCAAAAAATCCAGCAATTCCAATATTAAAAAGACCGGTGAATCCCCAATGGATATTTAACGCAATTGAAAATATTCCATATATGCTAGCCATAATTATGAAGCCAGAAATATAAATTAATATGCCACCTAAATCCATTAGTCTTTTTCTCCAAATAATCCGTTAGGTTTTACAAGCAACATTGCAATCATTATTGTAAAAGCTACAGCTGGTTTGTATGTGGGATTTAGCCAAGCTGTAGAAGCTTCCATAGAAATGCCAATTATTATAGCTCCAACTAGCGCACCAATAGGTTTCCCGATTCCTCCTAATATTACACTAGCAAATATAGGTAGTAAGATTTTCCATCCTGTCATAGGAAGAATTTGTGCTTGAGAGACTGCCAACATAGTTCCTCCTGCTGCGGCCAAACTTCCACTAATTATCCAAGTCCACATAATGACGATACTAGTATTAATTCCAGTTGATAAGCTAAGATTAGGATTATTAGCAGTAGCTCTCATAAATTTTCCGTACTTATTATATTTTAGGAATAAGTACACACCTATAGTCATCAGTACTGCCATAATCCCCAAAATTATATTATCGGGAGGTATTCTTATATCAAGAGGTAGCATATAAAATTGTTTTGATTCTCTAGGAAAATATTCAGGCTCATTTCCCCATAAAAATTGCACTAATCCACGTATCATTATTGCAACTCCTAATGAAGCTATGCTGATAAGCATTGTAGAAGCCTGACGAGATCGCAATTTTTTGTAAATTAATTGGTCTAATATCACGACAATTATTGAAGTTAATAACATAGTCAAGGGAATTGCTAGTATCACAGGCAGACCAAAAGTGAATGGTCCTAATCCTGTTCCAGTAAAACCTATTCCTGCGAAAATTACTGTGACAATAGTTAGAGAAATATATCCACCTAATGTCATCAAATCGCCTTGTGCAAAATTTCCAAATCTTAATATACCAAATACTAAAGTTAAACCTATTGCTCCCAAAGAGTAAATAAATCCTAAAAGCAGTCCATTGATTATTAAACTAGGTTGCCCAAAAATAATAAGAATTGATAGTGCTGTAATAAATATGATCCAAAAATAATCGAAATTTTTTAAAGTCATTAGTTTGAACCTCCTAAATATAACATTCCAACATCTGGGTTGTTTAATAAGTTCAAACCTGTATCATCTATTTTATTTTCACCAGTAGCTAAAACATAACCTCTGTCAGCAATCGAAAGAATTTTTTTTGCATTTTGCTCGACAATAAGTATGGTTACACCACTTTTATTTATTGATTCTATTGTTTCAAAAGTAGCGTCAGCCATTATAGGTGATAAACCTGCAGAAGGTTCGTCTAGTATCATTAACGACGGTTTTGAAATTAAAGCTTTTGCAAAGGCTAAAGTTTGCCTTTGTCCACCTGAAAGCGTTCCGGCTTTTGTATTCATTTTTGTGTCTAATATTGGGAATAATTCCAATATTTCTTCTAAACGTTTTTTAAAATCAAATTTTAGAACCAGAGATGGTATTTCAAGATTCTCTTTAATTGTCATGTTGGTAAATACATTTTCAGCTTGCGGTACATAAGAAATACCTAGCTCAACTATTTTTTGAGGAGATGAATTAGTAATATTGTCGGTCATAAACTCAATATCACCTTTTTTAGCTTCTAATAAACCTACTATTACTTTAAGTAATGTTGATTTTCCTGATCCATTAGGTCCAATAATTGCTACTAGGTTACCTTCATTTACTTGTATAGAAACAGAGTGAAGAATCTCTGTTTCTCCATA is from SAR202 cluster bacterium and encodes:
- a CDS encoding branched-chain amino acid ABC transporter permease, with the translated sequence MDLGGILIYISGFIIMASIYGIFSIALNIHWGFTGLFNIGIAGFFAIGAYSSALITIEPPEPDLFEDYIFGGNLPEILGFLNLGIDLWFFFALIFAGLVCALIAAPIALITLRLREDYLGMAALGIAETIRLIFLNEAWLANGGRGMYGIPKFLGDIVAPKYYDILYAIIAMVILLVIYLIVQRIIKSPWGRVLKSIREDEIAATSLGKNVFSFKVQSFILGAFIMGVGGAVFAHGFRFLDPFTFRPLLSTFIIWTMLMVGGSGNNRGAIAGAFIVWGVWSTTQFLPGFLSSPDLRYFMVGLLIVVMLLFKPSGIIPETIERKIK
- a CDS encoding branched-chain amino acid ABC transporter permease; protein product: MTLKNFDYFWIIFITALSILIIFGQPSLIINGLLLGFIYSLGAIGLTLVFGILRFGNFAQGDLMTLGGYISLTIVTVIFAGIGFTGTGLGPFTFGLPVILAIPLTMLLTSIIVVILDQLIYKKLRSRQASTMLISIASLGVAIMIRGLVQFLWGNEPEYFPRESKQFYMLPLDIRIPPDNIILGIMAVLMTIGVYLFLKYNKYGKFMRATANNPNLSLSTGINTSIVIMWTWIISGSLAAAGGTMLAVSQAQILPMTGWKILLPIFASVILGGIGKPIGALVGAIIIGISMEASTAWLNPTYKPAVAFTIMIAMLLVKPNGLFGEKD
- a CDS encoding ABC transporter ATP-binding protein, yielding MTLLNVKNINAGYGETEILHSVSIQVNEGNLVAIIGPNGSGKSTLLKVIVGLLEAKKGDIEFMTDNITNSSPQKIVELGISYVPQAENVFTNMTIKENLEIPSLVLKFDFKKRLEEILELFPILDTKMNTKAGTLSGGQRQTLAFAKALISKPSLMILDEPSAGLSPIMADATFETIESINKSGVTILIVEQNAKKILSIADRGYVLATGENKIDDTGLNLLNNPDVGMLYLGGSN